One region of Rhodothermaceae bacterium genomic DNA includes:
- a CDS encoding 2-oxoglutarate dehydrogenase, E2 component, dihydrolipoamide succinyltransferase, with product MAKVEVPMPKMGESITEGTVIVWHKKEGDPVELDETLLEIGTDKVDTDVPAPTAGVVGKILTPEGETVPVGHVIAVIHTEETTPEPTSSDSSPPPPAASTVEDTPVVMPKMGESITEGTVIAWHKKEGDSVELDETLLEIGTDKVDTDVPAPAAGIVRKILVPEGETVDVGTTIAIIGAEGSANTPVVASPSESVSEPEPAPEPKLPEPSEPEGARHLEDGRFLSPLVRSIAETENISREELAGIKGSGRSGRITKKDLVDHLESRKGAPSPKPKKKAVSPARKTPAPWDSGRKGDRVEVIQMDRMRQLIAEHMTKSRRIAAHVTSFAEVDATRLVRIREANKEAFYARDGVKLTYAPFLIYAAVEALRDFPLLNSSVEGDKIIVRKDHHIGVAVALEQSGLIVPVIRNAGRLSITGLAHAANDLAHRARASELLPDDLQGGTFTLTNVGSLGSLMGTPIILQPQVAILATGTIIKRPVVIEHPDHGDTIAIRHMMVLSLSYDHRIIDGAMGIAFLRRCSEVIENLDPDMEL from the coding sequence ATGGCAAAGGTTGAAGTCCCAATGCCCAAAATGGGCGAGAGTATTACCGAAGGAACCGTCATTGTTTGGCATAAGAAAGAGGGAGACCCTGTTGAACTGGATGAGACGCTCCTGGAAATTGGGACCGACAAAGTAGATACGGATGTACCTGCGCCGACGGCCGGAGTCGTCGGGAAAATCCTTACCCCGGAGGGGGAGACCGTTCCCGTCGGGCATGTGATTGCTGTGATTCATACCGAAGAAACGACCCCGGAGCCGACATCCTCGGATTCCAGCCCGCCACCACCAGCCGCATCTACGGTTGAGGACACCCCCGTCGTAATGCCGAAAATGGGCGAGAGCATCACTGAGGGGACAGTCATTGCTTGGCATAAGAAAGAAGGAGATTCTGTTGAATTGGATGAGACGCTCCTAGAGATCGGGACCGACAAAGTGGATACCGATGTGCCTGCCCCTGCTGCAGGGATTGTGCGGAAAATTCTGGTGCCCGAAGGAGAGACGGTGGATGTTGGAACCACGATTGCCATTATTGGCGCGGAGGGTAGTGCAAATACTCCAGTAGTAGCATCTCCCTCTGAGAGCGTATCAGAACCTGAGCCTGCGCCAGAACCTAAATTACCCGAGCCATCCGAACCGGAGGGAGCACGGCATTTGGAGGATGGGCGTTTTCTAAGCCCACTGGTTCGCAGTATTGCAGAGACCGAGAATATTTCCCGAGAGGAACTAGCTGGCATCAAAGGCTCCGGGCGTTCTGGGCGGATTACAAAAAAGGACCTTGTAGATCACTTGGAATCCCGAAAAGGCGCACCTTCTCCCAAACCGAAGAAGAAGGCCGTGTCACCCGCCAGAAAAACGCCGGCTCCCTGGGATTCTGGCCGGAAAGGGGATCGGGTGGAGGTCATCCAGATGGATCGGATGCGTCAGTTGATTGCCGAGCATATGACGAAGTCGCGACGCATTGCTGCGCATGTGACCTCGTTTGCAGAGGTGGACGCAACACGGCTGGTTCGAATTCGGGAAGCCAATAAGGAGGCCTTTTATGCACGCGATGGCGTGAAGCTGACGTACGCCCCCTTCCTGATTTATGCTGCAGTAGAAGCACTGCGTGACTTTCCACTGCTCAACAGCTCTGTCGAAGGAGACAAGATTATCGTACGCAAAGACCATCATATCGGGGTTGCCGTCGCACTGGAACAGTCGGGGTTGATTGTGCCGGTGATCCGCAATGCCGGGCGATTAAGCATCACCGGACTTGCCCATGCAGCCAATGACTTAGCCCATCGTGCACGAGCGTCGGAGCTGCTTCCAGATGATCTGCAAGGAGGGACCTTTACCTTGACCAACGTAGGGTCACTCGGGTCTCTGATGGGAACTCCAATCATACTACAGCCTCAAGTTGCTATATTGGCAACTGGAACTATCATCAAACGTCCGGTGGTTATTGAACATCCAGACCATGGTGATACGATTGCGATCAGACATATGATGGTCTTGTCCCTGTCGTATGATCATCGGATCATTGACGGGGCGATGGGGATTGCTTTCCTTCGTCGATGCTCAGAAGTGATTGAAAACCTAGATCCAGACATGGAGCTTTGA
- a CDS encoding SDR family oxidoreductase: MLRTLITGGAGFLGSHLCDRLLDDGHEVVCMDNFLTGSPDNISHLTGHPRFSFLEHDVTEYITIEGPLDYVLHFASPASPIDYLRLPIQTLKVGALGTHNALGLTKAKNACFLLASTSEVYGDPNTHPQKETYWGNVNPVGLRGVYDEAKRFAEAITMAYHRHHNVPTRIVRIFNTYGPRMRLNDGRALPAFMRQALSGEPITVHGTGKQTRSFTYVDDTIEGIVRLLYSNVTSPVNIGCCDEISILEFAKEIIALVNSTSAITHDPLPEDDPKSRRPDISLANRLLDWSPGVDREEGLRRTLVYVLEKIGQAP, from the coding sequence ATGCTGCGAACTTTGATCACCGGTGGCGCTGGCTTTCTTGGGTCTCATCTATGTGACCGGCTGCTTGACGATGGGCATGAGGTGGTCTGTATGGACAATTTCCTGACCGGATCACCGGACAATATTTCACATTTGACCGGGCACCCACGTTTTAGCTTTCTTGAGCATGATGTGACCGAGTATATCACGATTGAAGGGCCGCTCGACTACGTGCTCCATTTCGCGAGTCCGGCATCTCCGATTGATTATCTGCGCCTTCCGATCCAGACACTCAAGGTTGGGGCTCTGGGAACACACAATGCTCTTGGGCTGACCAAAGCAAAGAATGCATGTTTCCTTTTGGCATCCACCAGCGAGGTCTATGGAGATCCGAACACGCATCCCCAAAAAGAGACGTACTGGGGGAATGTCAACCCGGTTGGCTTGCGTGGGGTCTATGATGAGGCAAAACGGTTCGCAGAAGCGATCACAATGGCCTATCACCGCCATCACAATGTCCCGACTCGTATCGTACGTATCTTCAACACGTATGGCCCCCGTATGCGCCTCAACGATGGCAGAGCACTCCCGGCGTTTATGCGTCAGGCGCTCTCTGGAGAGCCGATCACCGTCCACGGAACGGGCAAACAAACCCGCTCATTTACCTATGTGGACGACACCATTGAGGGGATCGTACGGCTGCTCTACAGCAATGTAACCTCCCCGGTAAATATTGGGTGCTGCGATGAAATTTCCATCCTTGAGTTTGCAAAAGAAATTATTGCGCTGGTCAACAGTACAAGTGCGATTACTCATGACCCGCTCCCTGAAGATGACCCTAAAAGCCGTCGACCGGACATCTCTCTGGCGAACAGGCTCCTGGATTGGAGTCCCGGGGTGGACCGGGAAGAAGGTCTGCGACGTACACTCGTCTATGTTCTTGAGAAAATCGGCCAGGCGCCCTGA
- a CDS encoding sodium-translocating pyrophosphatase — translation MQSIPLILLVCACGVVALIFAWMRARWISRQDPGTEQMVTIAGHIARGAQAFLNREYRVIAVFVLSVAAILVFTGWLSDSDTGQSPMVAVSFFVGAFCSGAAGFIGMRVATKANVRTTNAARTGLAPALDIAFSGGLVMGLCVVGLGILGLGGLFLAYSELTDWTTIRVIEVISGFSLGASSIALFARVGGGIYTKAADVGADLAGKVYEGIPEDDPRNPATIADNVGDNVGDVAGMGADLFESYVGSIIGAMVLGTGFLTVFEGSGAALGSISAVLLPLVLGAVGILVSVLASYFVRVKEGGNPQRGLNLGEFGASAVMAVAAFFVISWMLPGEWTATTSIVGERVYTALGVFLAMLIGLAAGVLIGLATEYFTATTTQPTLRIAKQSVTGAATNIISGLGTGMYSTGIPAIVLALAIIGAFSTAGLYGIAIAAVGMLSVTGIQLAVDAYGPISDNAGGIAEMTHLPAEVRERTDKLDAVGNTTAAIGKGFAIGSAALTALALFAAFMQQTGLETINVAQPNILAGLLIGATLPYVFSAMAMAAVGRASADMIVEVGRQFNEIPGLREGTAPAEYAKCVDISTAAAIREMVAPGLLAIALPVMIGFISKDMLGGLLVGVTVSGVLFAIFQSNAGGAWDNAKKRIEGGMNIDGVILGKGTEAHKAAVVGDTVGDPFKDTSGPSLNILIKLIAVVALVIAPLL, via the coding sequence ATGCAATCTATCCCTCTAATCCTTTTGGTGTGTGCCTGTGGCGTGGTGGCACTCATATTTGCCTGGATGCGGGCACGATGGATCTCCAGACAAGATCCAGGTACGGAACAAATGGTCACGATTGCCGGGCATATCGCCCGGGGAGCACAGGCGTTCCTGAACCGGGAGTATCGTGTCATTGCCGTCTTTGTTTTATCCGTGGCTGCCATTCTGGTCTTTACCGGTTGGTTAAGTGATTCGGATACAGGGCAATCTCCAATGGTTGCCGTGTCGTTCTTTGTCGGTGCATTTTGTAGTGGCGCCGCGGGGTTCATTGGCATGCGTGTTGCCACAAAAGCGAATGTTCGTACCACCAATGCGGCACGAACCGGTCTAGCTCCTGCACTGGACATTGCTTTTTCTGGTGGTCTGGTCATGGGTCTATGCGTGGTAGGATTGGGGATTCTAGGGCTTGGTGGATTGTTTTTGGCCTATAGCGAGTTGACGGATTGGACCACGATTCGGGTGATTGAGGTGATTTCTGGGTTTTCACTCGGTGCCTCATCCATTGCGCTTTTTGCCCGTGTCGGGGGTGGGATCTATACCAAGGCCGCAGATGTGGGGGCCGACCTCGCTGGTAAGGTCTATGAAGGGATTCCAGAAGATGATCCACGAAACCCCGCTACGATCGCCGACAATGTAGGAGATAACGTGGGGGATGTTGCCGGCATGGGTGCAGATCTTTTTGAAAGCTATGTCGGCTCCATCATTGGAGCAATGGTGCTTGGGACTGGGTTCCTGACGGTATTTGAGGGATCTGGTGCAGCTCTGGGAAGCATCAGTGCAGTACTTCTTCCCCTGGTTCTCGGGGCCGTCGGGATTCTTGTCTCCGTTCTGGCATCCTACTTTGTCCGTGTCAAAGAAGGGGGGAATCCCCAGAGAGGATTGAACCTGGGCGAATTTGGTGCAAGTGCAGTCATGGCCGTGGCTGCGTTCTTTGTGATCTCCTGGATGTTGCCAGGTGAGTGGACTGCAACGACAAGCATTGTCGGTGAACGGGTTTATACAGCGCTGGGAGTATTTTTGGCCATGCTGATCGGCTTGGCAGCCGGCGTGTTGATTGGCTTGGCGACAGAATATTTTACCGCCACCACGACGCAGCCCACTCTGCGGATTGCAAAGCAGAGTGTCACGGGTGCTGCAACGAATATTATTTCCGGTCTGGGGACCGGTATGTATTCAACGGGAATTCCCGCGATCGTACTGGCATTGGCGATTATTGGAGCTTTCAGTACGGCAGGTCTGTATGGAATTGCGATTGCTGCTGTTGGGATGTTATCGGTCACAGGAATTCAGCTGGCTGTGGATGCCTACGGCCCGATCAGCGATAACGCTGGCGGAATCGCCGAAATGACACACCTCCCCGCCGAAGTGCGGGAGAGAACCGATAAGCTAGATGCCGTCGGGAATACGACTGCCGCCATCGGGAAAGGATTTGCCATTGGTTCTGCGGCATTGACGGCGCTCGCGCTCTTTGCTGCATTCATGCAGCAGACCGGGCTTGAAACTATTAATGTGGCACAGCCCAATATCCTTGCCGGACTCCTGATCGGGGCGACACTGCCTTATGTGTTCAGTGCGATGGCAATGGCTGCGGTAGGACGCGCGTCCGCCGATATGATTGTAGAAGTGGGAAGGCAGTTCAATGAGATTCCAGGGCTACGTGAAGGAACGGCTCCCGCCGAGTATGCCAAGTGCGTGGATATTTCAACCGCCGCCGCTATTCGGGAAATGGTTGCTCCCGGCCTGTTGGCGATTGCGCTGCCGGTTATGATTGGCTTTATCAGCAAGGATATGTTGGGGGGGCTACTGGTTGGCGTCACCGTGTCTGGGGTTCTGTTTGCCATATTTCAGTCCAATGCCGGCGGCGCGTGGGATAACGCGAAGAAACGCATCGAAGGAGGAATGAATATTGATGGGGTGATATTAGGAAAAGGCACCGAAGCGCACAAAGCTGCAGTCGTTGGGGATACCGTAGGGGATCCGTTCAAGGACACATCCGGCCCAAGTTTGAATATTCTGATTAAATTAATCGCCGTGGTTGCTCTTGTGATTGCACCGCTGCTGTAA
- a CDS encoding aminoacyl-tRNA hydrolase codes for MPQKQCVILGLGNPGPEYEGTRHNVGYEVIDRIAERCRITLRPHSRTNSVAGKGRWRGHAFTVAKPQTWMNRSGESARSFQRRMRLSGREFLVVMDDLYLPVGTLRLRQSGSAGGHNGMQSIIDALGDENIPRLRVGIGEEFEQGTQKDHVLSSFDQKERETINPTLDHSRDAALMFVAEGIVPAMNRFNRRTRTSEKQSEETPGRAQSS; via the coding sequence ATGCCACAGAAACAGTGCGTAATCCTTGGGTTGGGTAACCCAGGCCCGGAATACGAGGGAACACGCCATAACGTAGGTTATGAAGTGATTGACCGGATCGCAGAGCGCTGCAGGATCACCTTGCGCCCCCATTCCCGAACGAATTCAGTTGCGGGGAAAGGGCGTTGGCGGGGACACGCCTTTACCGTCGCAAAACCTCAAACCTGGATGAACCGAAGTGGGGAATCTGCCCGCAGCTTTCAGCGACGTATGCGACTTAGCGGCCGGGAATTTCTGGTCGTCATGGATGACCTGTATTTACCTGTCGGTACGCTAAGGCTGCGTCAAAGTGGGAGTGCAGGAGGTCACAATGGGATGCAGAGTATTATTGATGCTCTCGGAGACGAGAATATTCCAAGGCTGCGCGTCGGGATCGGAGAAGAATTTGAGCAGGGCACGCAGAAGGATCATGTACTCTCCTCTTTCGACCAAAAAGAGAGGGAAACGATCAACCCTACACTTGACCATTCGCGGGATGCGGCCCTAATGTTTGTTGCAGAAGGGATTGTACCTGCCATGAATCGTTTTAATCGTCGCACCCGGACCTCTGAGAAGCAATCAGAAGAAACTCCTGGGCGAGCCCAATCATCATGA
- a CDS encoding 50S ribosomal protein L25 → MNVISISAQARTPGKASARAARRQGNVPCVLYGRHVDAHPFVTSERSLHPLIFTDRTHIVNVSLGDDSWECIVKDVTYHPVTDRPIHVDFQALQAGEKVTLSIPLNFIGVSVGQSKGGSPQFVLNELLVSCFPRDIPARIDIDVREVDIGDSIYLRDLEEEALEFLAPEDQILMTVMRPRAVEEEEEVDEEVEEEEEEEIEE, encoded by the coding sequence ATGAATGTGATTTCGATTTCAGCACAGGCGCGTACACCTGGCAAAGCTTCTGCCAGGGCAGCGCGCAGACAAGGGAATGTTCCTTGTGTTCTTTATGGGCGTCATGTGGATGCACACCCTTTTGTGACGAGTGAACGAAGCCTGCATCCACTCATTTTTACGGACCGAACGCACATTGTGAACGTCAGTCTTGGAGACGATTCCTGGGAGTGCATCGTGAAGGATGTTACGTATCATCCGGTCACGGATCGTCCGATACATGTTGATTTTCAGGCACTCCAGGCAGGCGAGAAAGTGACGCTTTCCATCCCGCTCAATTTTATTGGAGTATCCGTAGGACAATCAAAGGGTGGATCGCCTCAGTTTGTTTTGAATGAGTTGTTGGTCAGTTGTTTCCCACGGGACATTCCTGCACGGATTGATATTGATGTGAGAGAAGTGGATATCGGGGACTCTATTTATCTACGTGATCTTGAGGAGGAGGCCCTGGAGTTTCTTGCACCGGAGGATCAAATTTTGATGACAGTCATGCGTCCACGTGCTGTAGAAGAGGAAGAAGAGGTGGACGAGGAAGTAGAGGAGGAAGAAGAGGAGGAGATTGAGGAATAG
- a CDS encoding tyrosine-type recombinase/integrase, with product MLKDRDLVKTLTTDAILARVDFFLSTLAQGKSQATVKTYGKSLEIFKLWILEQGGNVELSQENLEKFPIYLKTERHVSHATIQTYLTAVRQFFVFLVNEGLLQEDPAKNIRVKPQPRPLGRGILTEDEIKRLFKVSEGRAPIRLRDQAILCCMLRKGLSETEITKCNYEDLENTLMGEELNIRGENRRIVPLDQQTYQSLRAYLATRRQPIGPKDPLFQSLGTREKYERLKVRTVRSRMRGLLDLAMITRIEVSPQSLSHTAIYLMIQQGISKEELKEQIGPHRFYHRVNNLKTRGLIDPSY from the coding sequence ATGCTAAAAGATCGCGATCTAGTCAAGACCTTGACAACCGATGCGATCCTTGCGCGTGTGGATTTTTTTTTGAGCACGCTGGCGCAGGGTAAATCTCAAGCCACCGTAAAGACATACGGGAAGTCGCTTGAGATTTTCAAGTTGTGGATATTGGAGCAAGGAGGGAATGTGGAATTGTCCCAGGAAAATCTGGAGAAGTTTCCGATCTATCTCAAAACGGAACGCCATGTGAGCCATGCTACGATCCAGACTTACCTGACCGCAGTACGGCAATTTTTCGTGTTCCTCGTGAATGAGGGGCTGCTACAGGAAGATCCGGCCAAAAATATCAGGGTCAAGCCCCAGCCTCGTCCCTTGGGCCGTGGGATCCTGACAGAGGATGAGATCAAGCGCTTATTTAAGGTTTCCGAAGGCAGGGCCCCTATTCGGCTGCGTGATCAAGCCATCCTGTGCTGTATGCTACGTAAGGGCCTGTCGGAAACGGAAATTACGAAATGTAATTACGAGGACCTGGAGAATACCCTGATGGGGGAAGAGTTGAATATTCGTGGGGAGAATCGGCGTATTGTGCCCCTGGATCAGCAAACCTATCAAAGCCTAAGGGCTTATCTTGCAACGCGGCGACAACCGATAGGGCCAAAGGATCCGCTCTTTCAATCACTCGGCACCCGTGAGAAGTATGAACGGTTAAAGGTACGTACTGTCCGGTCCCGTATGCGCGGGCTGCTTGATCTTGCCATGATTACGCGCATTGAGGTGTCCCCGCAGAGCCTGTCGCACACGGCCATTTATTTAATGATTCAGCAAGGGATCTCCAAAGAGGAGCTCAAAGAACAGATAGGTCCACACCGCTTCTACCATCGGGTGAACAATCTCAAAACAAGGGGCCTCATTGATCCCTCTTACTGA
- a CDS encoding aspartate/glutamate racemase family protein, with protein MKNPVIGIIGGMGPQAGLDLAAKVIAQTRAVTDQDHLPMALLSYGHLIGDRSAYVFGESSENPGIAIASVARELSSLGVQVAGIPCNSAHAPQIFDELTRLSKGIRILHLIQETVRHIQETLPDMTRIGCLSTLSVHRLGLYRSALENAGYTPVMPTDEVAEQVVHRAIFDPGFGIKAHSAPVTDQARAMVLSAVAHCRSRGAESVILGCTELPLAVSHAKDIPLIDPACALARALIRETSPQKLVPL; from the coding sequence ATGAAAAATCCAGTTATCGGCATAATTGGGGGAATGGGCCCGCAAGCAGGACTTGACCTAGCCGCAAAAGTGATTGCGCAAACACGAGCCGTCACGGATCAGGATCACCTTCCGATGGCGCTGCTGTCCTATGGCCACTTGATTGGCGATCGGAGCGCCTACGTATTTGGGGAGTCGAGTGAGAATCCGGGAATTGCAATTGCCTCGGTTGCCCGTGAACTTTCCAGCCTCGGGGTTCAGGTCGCAGGGATCCCTTGTAATTCTGCACATGCTCCGCAAATTTTTGACGAATTGACACGGTTATCAAAGGGAATCCGCATCCTGCACCTTATCCAGGAGACCGTTCGCCACATCCAGGAAACCTTGCCGGACATGACCCGAATTGGATGTTTATCCACGTTGAGCGTTCATCGCCTGGGCCTGTACCGATCTGCACTGGAAAATGCCGGCTATACACCCGTAATGCCCACCGATGAGGTGGCAGAGCAGGTGGTTCACCGAGCCATCTTTGACCCCGGGTTTGGAATCAAGGCTCATTCTGCCCCTGTCACGGATCAGGCGCGGGCAATGGTACTCTCTGCGGTGGCTCACTGCCGTAGCAGAGGAGCGGAGAGTGTCATTCTGGGGTGCACAGAGCTCCCACTTGCTGTTTCCCATGCCAAGGACATCCCCCTGATTGACCCTGCCTGTGCTCTGGCACGTGCACTGATCCGTGAGACATCGCCTCAAAAACTTGTTCCCCTTTGA
- a CDS encoding ribose-phosphate pyrophosphokinase: MSCQEPPVGIFTGSSNPALAEKIAEAYGQPLGKLQRVVFSDGELYAKYQESIRGRDLFIVQSTYPNADNWMELLLLIDAAKRASADRINAVVPYFGYARQERKDQPRVPIAAKLMADLLQTAGINRLLTMDLHASQIQGFFNVPVDHLYASAVFAGYLQKIRLTNLVVVAPDVGAIKMARAYANRLDTDLAVIDKRRPHPNEAEIMNIIGEVKGRNVLLIDDIIDTAGTLTNAANALRDAGAHEIMAACTHPLLSGKAYERVEASVLSKLLVTDSVPLKRKSDRIEVVSVAAMFADAIQRISTDDSVSTLFN, translated from the coding sequence ATGTCATGTCAGGAACCCCCCGTTGGAATCTTTACGGGTAGCAGTAACCCCGCGCTAGCGGAAAAGATTGCCGAAGCCTACGGTCAACCGCTCGGAAAGCTGCAGCGTGTTGTGTTTTCGGATGGAGAATTATACGCAAAATATCAGGAGTCTATCCGGGGGAGGGACCTGTTTATCGTACAGAGTACGTATCCGAATGCAGACAACTGGATGGAGCTGTTACTCCTGATTGATGCCGCCAAGCGTGCATCTGCCGACCGAATCAATGCCGTCGTCCCTTACTTTGGATATGCCCGTCAGGAGCGGAAGGATCAGCCGAGAGTTCCCATTGCCGCTAAGCTCATGGCGGATCTCCTTCAGACTGCCGGGATCAACCGATTGCTCACCATGGATTTGCATGCATCACAGATTCAGGGATTTTTTAATGTTCCTGTGGATCATTTGTATGCCTCAGCAGTATTCGCGGGCTATCTTCAAAAAATTCGCCTGACGAACCTGGTGGTTGTTGCACCGGACGTAGGTGCGATCAAGATGGCCCGCGCCTATGCCAACCGACTGGACACGGACCTTGCAGTCATTGATAAGCGCAGACCCCACCCGAATGAAGCAGAGATCATGAACATTATTGGCGAGGTTAAAGGACGTAATGTGCTATTGATTGACGACATCATTGACACTGCCGGGACATTGACCAATGCTGCGAATGCTCTCAGAGATGCCGGAGCGCATGAAATCATGGCCGCATGCACGCATCCATTGTTGTCAGGAAAAGCCTATGAACGGGTTGAGGCTTCTGTTTTGAGTAAGCTCCTGGTGACTGATAGTGTGCCACTCAAGCGGAAGTCTGACCGTATTGAGGTGGTCAGTGTTGCTGCGATGTTTGCAGATGCCATCCAGCGTATCTCCACGGACGACTCTGTTTCTACATTGTTTAATTAG
- a CDS encoding GDP-L-fucose synthase, producing MHLKNLDASIYVAGHRGLLGRALVKKLRASGYTNLLLRTSAELDLRCQRSVNHFFEEEQPEFVILAAARVGGILANDQYPADFLGDNLSIQNHVLDAAKNTGVKRLLFLGSTCIYPREAEQPLKETALLSGPLETTNRWYAVAKITGAVQCQALRRQHGCDFVTVMATNLYGPGDNFDLASSHVLPALMRKLHEAHTSGEGRISVWGSGTPRREFLYSEDMADACVFVLQTPEEELLRIAPDSMLNVGCGQDFSISDLCRLLQEVMGTDCVLEFDSSKPDGTPRKLVDVSRLTELGWTAPTSLQRGIHKTYTWYKSQCQ from the coding sequence ATGCATCTGAAAAATCTGGATGCATCCATTTATGTAGCCGGGCACAGAGGACTGCTTGGGCGTGCACTAGTGAAGAAGCTCCGTGCAAGTGGATATACGAATTTGCTGCTTCGCACAAGTGCAGAGCTGGATCTTCGATGCCAACGCTCGGTCAACCACTTCTTTGAAGAAGAACAGCCGGAATTCGTGATTCTGGCTGCTGCGCGGGTTGGGGGGATCCTTGCCAATGATCAATATCCGGCAGACTTTCTGGGGGATAATCTCTCGATCCAGAACCATGTCCTGGATGCCGCAAAAAATACCGGTGTAAAGCGTCTGCTTTTTCTTGGGAGCACCTGCATTTATCCCCGGGAGGCCGAACAACCCCTGAAGGAAACGGCTTTACTCAGCGGACCGCTTGAGACGACGAACCGATGGTATGCGGTTGCCAAGATTACCGGTGCCGTTCAATGTCAGGCACTGCGGCGTCAGCATGGCTGTGATTTTGTAACGGTCATGGCAACAAACCTCTATGGACCGGGGGACAACTTTGACCTCGCCTCCAGTCACGTACTGCCAGCACTCATGCGAAAGCTTCATGAAGCACACACGTCTGGCGAAGGACGAATCTCTGTCTGGGGTTCTGGAACTCCCCGCCGAGAATTTCTCTACAGTGAAGACATGGCAGATGCCTGTGTATTTGTGCTGCAAACACCGGAGGAAGAACTTTTGCGTATCGCGCCCGATTCCATGCTGAATGTGGGCTGTGGACAGGACTTCAGTATTTCCGACCTATGCAGGCTCCTTCAGGAGGTGATGGGCACAGACTGTGTACTTGAATTTGACTCCTCCAAGCCAGATGGCACCCCACGGAAGCTTGTTGACGTTTCACGCTTGACCGAGTTGGGCTGGACGGCTCCAACCTCATTACAGAGAGGGATTCACAAGACGTATACGTGGTACA
- the porQ gene encoding type IX secretion system protein PorQ, which translates to MAKRSTSFWLGIVICLFTTSNVRSQTLSGFDFLRLEPSAEAAALGGTLPDATSSQSSAILYNPALLNRKAGGSLSVSWLNHLSDLQSGTVTYAHDLGGLGMAGVGVRFFHWGKIDQADANGERIGTLASSNVALSAGLSRPWHSRFRYGASLHLAYTSIGEFNAVAVAMDVGLVYHVPDQGLTASIGGTNVGRSLSSLGQSRDAMPLDLRMAVSKRLRYIPVLVGLTVYNLQHIHEITTVNEGFRHAIFSLEFQAIPAFDLRLGYNHRKRNLKSDRRLDMAGTTVGFGLHIRRFELDYSFSSWSFAGLHQFTVTTRFSKRDQ; encoded by the coding sequence ATGGCCAAGCGAAGCACTTCATTCTGGCTGGGTATCGTTATCTGTTTGTTCACAACCTCGAACGTACGGAGCCAAACGCTATCTGGTTTCGATTTTTTGCGGCTTGAACCTTCTGCAGAAGCGGCCGCACTCGGTGGGACGCTCCCGGATGCCACCTCCAGCCAAAGTAGTGCCATCCTTTATAATCCGGCATTGCTGAATCGTAAGGCGGGGGGCAGTCTCTCGGTATCATGGCTGAACCACCTGAGTGATCTCCAGTCCGGCACGGTTACGTATGCCCATGACCTTGGCGGGCTCGGTATGGCTGGTGTGGGAGTACGGTTCTTTCACTGGGGAAAAATAGATCAGGCCGATGCGAATGGCGAGCGCATTGGTACGCTTGCTTCTAGTAATGTTGCACTGTCTGCAGGATTATCTCGTCCATGGCACTCCCGATTCCGATACGGAGCGAGCCTCCATCTAGCCTATACCTCCATTGGTGAATTCAATGCCGTCGCAGTCGCCATGGATGTAGGGCTGGTCTACCATGTTCCTGATCAGGGCCTCACCGCCTCCATCGGGGGCACGAACGTCGGTAGATCTCTTTCCAGTCTTGGCCAATCAAGGGATGCCATGCCCCTGGACTTGCGGATGGCTGTATCCAAGCGACTCAGGTATATCCCGGTACTCGTCGGTCTCACGGTCTATAATCTGCAGCATATCCATGAGATTACGACGGTGAATGAGGGATTCCGGCATGCGATTTTCAGTCTGGAATTCCAGGCAATCCCTGCCTTTGATCTCCGACTGGGCTATAACCACCGTAAACGAAACCTCAAGTCTGATCGGCGGCTGGATATGGCCGGAACGACCGTTGGATTTGGCTTGCACATCCGACGCTTTGAGCTTGATTATTCGTTCAGTTCCTGGTCATTTGCCGGGCTGCACCAGTTCACAGTGACAACCAGGTTCAGTAAGAGGGATCAATGA